A stretch of the Enterobacteriaceae bacterium ESL0689 genome encodes the following:
- the aat gene encoding leucyl/phenylalanyl-tRNA--protein transferase, with protein sequence MALVRLSRQSLTFPPPNQALDDPNGLLAVGGDLSPERLLMAYQCGIFPWFSPGDPVLWWSPDPRAVLPPEQFHLSRSMKRFHQRSPYQVTLNHAFTAVINGCARHHEQGSWITADMISAYCRLHQAGQAHSVEVWHNDALVGGLYGIAQGALFCGESMFSVAENASKTALLVFCQAFIAGGGKLIDSQVLNPHTASLGAREISRSDYLAQLAVLRYGGLAENFWLPRVLFNRHDHP encoded by the coding sequence ATGGCTCTTGTTCGTCTTTCTCGTCAATCACTTACTTTCCCACCGCCCAATCAGGCTTTGGACGATCCGAATGGTTTATTAGCGGTTGGCGGTGATCTCAGCCCGGAACGTCTGTTGATGGCCTATCAATGTGGCATTTTTCCCTGGTTTTCCCCCGGTGATCCGGTTTTATGGTGGTCTCCCGATCCACGCGCTGTTTTACCGCCAGAACAGTTTCATCTTAGTCGCAGTATGAAGCGTTTTCATCAACGCTCCCCTTATCAGGTGACCCTGAATCACGCTTTTACAGCCGTTATTAACGGCTGTGCCCGCCATCATGAGCAGGGTAGCTGGATCACCGCCGATATGATATCTGCCTACTGTCGGCTGCATCAGGCGGGCCAGGCGCACTCTGTCGAGGTATGGCATAACGATGCCCTGGTTGGCGGGTTGTATGGCATCGCACAAGGTGCGCTGTTCTGCGGTGAATCGATGTTCAGCGTGGCTGAAAACGCATCCAAAACCGCGCTTCTGGTATTTTGCCAGGCATTTATCGCAGGGGGCGGAAAATTAATTGACAGCCAGGTACTGAATCCCCATACCGCTTCTTTAGGTGCACGGGAAATTTCCCGCAGCGATTATCTTGCTCAGCTGGCAGTATTACGTTACGGCGGTCTGGCCGAGAATTTCTGGTTACCGCGCGTGCTATTTAACCGTCATGACCATCCATAA